From the Salipiger sp. CCB-MM3 genome, the window TGGCCGCTGGTGTCACGGCTCGGCGTTGTGATTGCAGCATCCGCAGGTTGGCGAATGTCGTCTCGTCGATCGTGATCGTCGGCATTTCGGCGCTCTCCGGTGCGGGCGGAAGATGCAGCATTTAATGAAATCAATTCTGAATATTCGGTAAATTGTCCGAGGCCGAGTCCGAAGCTGTGGGCGGTAGGGCGCATCGCCTCTTTCCTGCGCAGCGCCGGTTGCGCGAACTGCGATCCTGCGCCGCCCGTCTTGCTTTGGCGGAAACCCAATGGCTAGAAGCGGTTGAACGGTGCCGCGCGCGGCGCCTCTCAAGCGAAAGGCCTTGCCATGTCCCTCGATCTTGTCATCTCTCAGGCGCGGCTGCAGGACGGTGCGGAGCCGGTTGATATCGGCATCGCAGAGGGAAAAATCGCCGCCATCGCGCCGCGGATCGACAGCGATGCGCCGGTGCGCGAGGCGTGGGGCGGGCTGCTCATCCGCGGCTTTGCCGACAGCCATTTGCACCTCGACAAGGCCTGCATCCTCGAACGCGCGGTGAACCACAGCGGCACGCTCAAGGGCGCGCTTGAGGCGGTGACCGCGGCCAAGCGCGGTTTCACCCAACAGGACGTCTACGCCCGTGGCGCGAAGGTGCTGGAGCGGGCGATCGGGCAGGGCACCACGCTCATCCGCACGCAGGTCGAGATCGACCCGGTGATCGGTCTGGCGGGGTTTCACGCAGTGCAGCAACTGGCCAAGGACTATGCCTGGGCACTCGATCTGCAGATCTGCGTGTTTCCGCAGGAAGGGCTGCTGAACTATCCCGGCACCGAAGAGTTGCTGCGCGCGGCGCTGGCGCAGGGGGCGGATCTGCTGGGCGGCTGCCCCTATACCGACAGTGACCCGCATGGGCAGATCGCGCGGATCTTCGAGATGGCGCGGGAGTTCGATGTGGATCTGGATTTCCACCTCGATTTCGACCTCGATCCCGGCTGGCGGCATCTGGACGAAGTGGCGCGCCAGACCATCGCCTTTGGCATGCAGGGGCGGGTGGCGATCGGCCATGTCACAAAGCTTTCGATGCTGCCGCCCGAGGCGCTGGCGCAGAGCGTGGCGCTGCTGCGTGAGGCGGGGATCGCCCTGACCGTGCTGCCGGCGACCGATCTCTTCATCACCGGGCGCGAGTTCGATCATGCGGTGCCGCGCGGGGTGGCGCCCGCGCATCGCTTTCACGCGGGCGGCGTGTGCTGCACGGTGGCCACCAACAATGTGCTCAACCCGTTCACGCCCTATGGCGATTGTTCGCTGCCGCGGATGGCCAATCTCTTCGCCAATGTCGCGCAACTGGGGCAGGAGGCGGAACTGAGCGCCTGTTTCGACATGGTGAGCGGTGCGGCGTTCCGCCTGCTGGGGCGCGATCCGGCGATCCGTCTGGGCAGCGCGGCGGATCTGGTGCTGCTGCCGGGGGCGAGCCGGGCGGCGACGGTTGCCGAGATCGGGCGGCCTCTGTGGGGGATGCGCGCCGGACGGATGAGCTTTGAGGCGCCCGCGCCGCGGCTGCTGCGGCCCTGAGCTTGGGTGTCGCGGGGCGAGCGCTGCGGGGAAAGCGCTGGACGCGCCGCGCCGGAGCCGGGTAGAGGGGCGCTGAACGGCCCAAGGCGGGCGAGGTAGAGGGGCAGGCGCCATGCAGCATTCCATCACAGGGCGGGTCAGCCGGACGATCACGGGCGCGGCCCTCTGGGCGGAGCGCGCAGCATGACCCCCGGCGCACGGCTTCAGGCCGCCGCCGAGGTGCTCGACCGGATCGCTGGCGGCATGGCGGCGGAACAGGCGCTGCTTGGCTGGTCGCGGGGCGCGCGTTACGCGGGCTCCAAGGACCGGGCGGCGGTGCGTGACCATGTCTTCGACACGCTGCGGCGCTGGCGCTCGACCGCCGTACAGGGCGGCGGCGAGAGCGGTCGCGCGCGGCTTATAGGATTGCTGCGCCAGCAGGGGATCGCACCCGAGACATTGTTCACCGGCGACGGCCACGCCCCCGCGCCGCTGACCGATGCCGAAACGGCGGCGGGCGCGCTGCCCGAGGGGGCCGATGCGCGCGACATGCCCGATTGGCTCGACGCTCTGCTGACCGAAAGCCTTGGCGATGAGGCGGGACCGGCTGCAGAGGCGCTGCGCGAGCGCGCTCCGGTGTTTCTGCGGGTCAACAGCCTGCGCGGGGATCTGACCGCGGCGCAGGAGGCGTTGGCCGCCGAGGGGATCGAGACCCGCCCGCATCCGCTCGCCGCAGGGGCGCTTGAGGTAATCGAAGGCGCGCGCCGCATCGCGCAGGGCCGCGCCTTTGCCGAGGGTCTGGTGGAACTGCAGGATGTGGCAAGTCAGGCGGTGGTCGAGGCGCTGCCGCTGGCGCCGGGGCAGCGGGTGCTGGATTATTGCGCCGGGGGCGGGGGCAAGGCGCTCGCCATGGCCGCCCGCACCGGCGGCGAGATCGAGGCGCATGACGCCGAGCCGCGCCGCATGTCCGATCTGCCCGCCCGCGCCGAGCGCGCCGGGGCCCGTGTGCGCCCCGTGGCCAAACCCAAGGGCAGCTACGATCTGGTGCTTTGCGACGTGCCCTGTTCCGGCAGCGGTGCGTGGCGCCGGGCGCCCGAAGGCAAATGGCGGCTGACGCCGGACCGGCTGGAGGAGTTGCAGAAGGTGCAGGCCGAGATCCTCGATATCGCCGCGCGTCTGGTGCGCCCCGGCGGGGTGCTGGCCTATGCGACCTGCTCGATGCTGGCGCCCGAGAACGGCGCGCAGATCGCGGCGTTCACGCAGCGCCACCCGGAGTGGACGGTGACGGAGCAGCGCCAGTATCTGCCGCGCGACGGTGGCGACGGTTTTTATCACGCGCTCCTGAAACGCGCCTCCTGAAGCACCTCTTCTGAAGCGCCGCTCGTGAAGCGTAATCTTGCCGCTCCATCCGCTGCCTGACGTCATGTCACGGCGCGGTTAACCTTTGGTTAATCCTGCATGTGCCACATGAAGACGTGATGCTTGTCGCGGGAATGGAGGCAGTGTGACGCAATCAGAGGCCTATGAGGCGAAAGGGCTGCCGCGGCAGCTGCGCGAGATGGTTCCGGGTCTCGTTTTGGCGGCGGCCGGTCTGGGCTGTGTCGCCGCGGCGGCCTTGCTGCCGCCGCCCGGCGATATGGCCAGCGCCGAGATGGAGCTTGCGCTTTTTGCCGCGGGCGGCGCGTTCTTTGCGCTGGCGGGGCTTCTGACGCTGCGGCGCGGTCTGGGGCGGCGCCGCGCCGGGCGCGATGTGGCGGCGCTCGAAGGCCTTATCGAGGTGGACCCGGTGCCGGCGCTGCTCTCGGGCAGCGGCGGGCGCGTGAGCTATGCCAACCGCGCGGCGCGCGCTGGCTTGGGCGCGGGGCCGGGTGACCGGGTCGAGGCGGTGCTGGCGCCGCTACTTCCTGACGCTGCGGCGCTGATCCAGCGGCTCTTGCTGCGCGCCGATGGCGAGGGCGGGGCGAGCGAGGATGTGGTGTCCTCTGCGGGGCGCTACCGGGTCACTTTGATCGAAACCGCGGGCACGGCCTGCTGGCGGCTCGAACGTCTGCCGCCGCGGCCCTTGGCCGATCCGGCGGTGCCGCCGCGCCTCCATAGCCCCGAAACGCCGGTGCTGACCGTGGGGCGCAGCGGCGCGGTGCTCTATATGAACGCGCCCGCGCGGCGCCTGTTGGGCCGCCGTATCAAGCGGCTCGACGAGGTGCTCGAGGCCGCGCCCCGCTCGGGCATGGTGCAGCAGGTGGTCACCGCGGAAGGGCCGGAGAGTTTCGAGATCCATATCGCCGATGCGGGCGTGGGGCGGCAGGAAATCACCCTGCAGCGGCTGCCGGACACCAGCGGCGCAGCGGTGCGCGACGGCGTTGACGAGCTGCCTGTGCCGCTGCTGCGGCTGCGCCCCGACGGGCTGATCCTGCGCGCCAACCCCGAGGCCTGCCGCATGCTCGAAGTCACCAGCGCCGATGGCAGCCGGATCGGCGAGCATATGGAGGGGCTTGGCCGCGCGATCACCGACTGGTTGGTGGATGCCGCCGCGGGCCGTGGCCTGCACCGCTCGGAGTTCCTGCGGCTGGTGCGCCCGGACCGCGAGGTGTTCGTGCAGGTCACGCTCAACCGTGTGATGGAGGGCGGGCGCGCCGAGCTTGTCGCAGTGCTGAACGACGCCACCGAGCTCAAGACGCTCGAGGCGCAATTCGTCCAGAGCCAGAAGATGCAGGCGATCGGCCAGTTGGCCGGAGGCGTCGCGCATGATTTCAACAACCTGCTGACCGCCATCTCGGGCCATTGCGACCTGCTGCTGCTGCGCCATGATCAGGGCGATGCCGATTATGCCGACCTCATGCAGATCAACCAGAACGCCAACCGCGCGGCGGCGCTGGTCGGACAGTTGCTGGCCTTCTCGCGCAAGCAGACGCTCAGCGCCGAAAAGCTCGACCTGCGCGACACGCTGTCGGACCTTACCCATCTGCTCAACCGGCTGGTGGGGGAGCGGGTCAATCTGACCCTGCGCCACGATCCGGTGCTGCCGCCGATCCGCGGCGACCGCCGCCAGCTCGAGCAGGTGATGATGAACCTCGTGGTCAACGCCCGCGACGCCATGCCCGAGGGCGGCGAGATCACCATCGAGACCGAGCGTTGCGTGCTGCACGACCCGCTGCAGCGCGACCGCGCGCGGGTCGAGCCGGGGGCCTATGCCTGCGTGAAGGTGGTCGATCAGGGCGTCGGAATCCCGCAGGACAAGCTGCAGAAAGTCTTTGAGCCCTTCTTCACCACCAAGCGCACGGGCGAGGGCACGGGGCTTGGCCTGTCGACGGTCTATGGCATCGTCAAACAGACCGGCGGCTTCATCTTTGTCGACAGCGTGATGGGCGAGGGCAGCTGTTTCACGCTGCTCTTCCCAGCCCATGAGCAGGCCGCCGAGGTGGAAGCGGTGAGGCCCGAGGAGAGCGCCAGTTCAGCGCCGCGCGACGGCAGCACCGTGCTGCTGGTCGAGGATGAAGCGCCGGTGCGCGCCTTTGCGGGCCGGGCGCTGCGGCTGCGGGGCTTTGAGGTGATCGAGGCCGAGACCGCCGAGGAGGCGCTGGAGATCCTTGGCGATGCGAAATTGCATGTGGATGTCTTTGTCACCGATGTGGTGATGCCGGGGCTCGACGGGCCCAGTTGGGTGCGCCGGGCGCTGGTCGATAGACCGGGGACGCGGGTGGTTTTCGTGTCGGGCTATGCCGAGGAAGCGCTCGACAAAAGCCGGATCGAAGTGCCCAATTCGGTGTTCCTGCCCAAGCCGTTTTCGCTCAGCGATCTCACCGAGACGGTGCAGCGGCAGCTGGCCTGAGCGGCGGGTTCAGCCAGCCCGTTCCCAAAGCTCGAAATCCGCCGCGCATTTGCGGCGCAGCTTGGCTTCGATCTCGGGAGACAGCGCCAGATCGGCTCGCGGCGAGACATTCTCGCGCGGCAGATCCAGTGTTAGGCCGAGACGCTCTTCCAGAAAGCCGGTGATCACCGCTTGGTTCTCGTAGCGGAACAGATGCGTGACGTTGGTGCCATTGGGCCGAGGCTCGACGAATTTCGCCTGACTGCCGACATTGGCGAAGGGCGGACGCTCGCCGCGGGTATAGGCGTCGACGAAATCATCGAAGCTGAGGCCGCGGGTCGAGGTGGGCTTGCCCTCCAGAAACCCGCGCTGGCGATAGCGATACCACGAGCCGAGCCAGGACACCGGCTCGCGCACCACGGCCATAAGCTCCATATGCTCCACGCCCATCTTCTCGAACATCGGCCGGAAAAAGCGGTTGTAGCGGTAGACCGGCGCGTGTTTCAGCTCGGGCGGGTCGAGCACCGCCATCGACGCATGTGGCCCCAGCGCCGCCTCATAGGCGGAGGTTCCCGTCTTTGGCACCGCCAGCAGCACCAGCCGCGCCTTCCAGAACACCAGCATTCCCGTCCCCAGCTTTGTCTTTTTGCCGATAAACTACTCTTTAACCATGTTTCGCAAGACTTACGTGAGTTCGCGCTTGAAATGTTCTCTTTTTGGTCCCATAACGGCGAGTAAGAACAAGAGGCGAACAAAAGCAGCGATTGCCGCCCCGGACGCGGTGTGAAATAAGGATCGGAAATCATGGCAACGGCAGATCTTCTGACTATGGACAGCAAGCGCAACGCGGACAGGCAAAAGGCACTCGACTCGGCGCTGGCCCAGATCGAGCGGCAATTCGGCAAGGGCTCGATCATGAAGCTGGGCGGCGACAACGCCCTGCGCGACATCGAGGCAACCTCCACCGGCTCGCTGGGGCTCGACATCGCCCTCGGCATTGGCGGCCTGCCCAAGGGCCGGATCATCGAGATCTATGGCCCCGAAAGCTCGGGCAAGACCACGCTCACCCTGCATGCGGTGGCCGAGGAACAGAAAAAGGGCGGCGTTGCGGCCTTTGTCGACGCGGAACACGCGCTCGACCCGCAATACGCCAAGAAACTGGGCGTCGATCTTGACGAGCTGCTGATCTCGCAGCCCGACACCGGCGAACAGGCACTGGAAATTACCGACACGCTGGTGCGCTCGGGCGCGGTCAGCCTCGTGGTGGTCGACTCCGTCGCCGCGCTGACCCCCAAGAGCGAGCTTGAGGGCGACATGGGCGACAGCTCTGTCGGCGTGCACGCCCGCCTGATGAGCCAGGCGATGCGCAAGCTCACCGGCTCGATCGCGCGCAGCAACTGCATGGTGATCTTCATCAACCAGATCCGGATGAAGATCGGCGTGATGTTCGGCTCGCCCGAAACCACCACCGGCGGCAACGCGCTGAAGTTCTACAGCTCGGTGCGCCTCGATATCCGCCGCATCGGCTCGATCAAGGACCGGGACGAAGTGGTCGGCAACGCCACCCGCGTCAAAGTGGTGAAGAACAAGGTCGCGCCGCCGTTCAAACAGGTCGAGTTCGACATCATGTACGGCGAAGGCATCTCGAAAACCGGCGAACTGCTGGACCTTGGGGTCAAGGCCGGCGTGGTCGACAAATCCGGCGCCTGGTATTCCTACGGTGACGAGCGCATCGGTCAGGGGCGTGAAAACGCCAAGAACTACCTGAAGGAAAACACCCAGATCGCCACCGAGATTGAGGATAAGATCCGCGCGGCGCATGGGCTCGAGTTCAACGGCGGCGACGGCGACGACGCGGTCACCGAGGACTGAGGCGCGGACCACTGGTGCTGACCGCCAGTGGGGACCGCCAACGGACCTCTGGCGCGGCACCGTAGGTGCGGTCGCGACATGCGTATTTGAAAAGAGAAGAAGGGGCGGGCCTTGGCGGGCGCGCCCCTTTTTTGTTTGCCGCAGCGGGCTGTGGCGGGGGCGGAGAGGCTTGCGGGGAACCTTGGGCGGCGGATGCTGGTTTTGGATCTGCAGCTTTAGGGAGGAGCGATATGAAACATCTTCTTGCACCCATGGCGCTTTCGGCGCTTTTGCCGGCCGCAGCTTTCGCGGATGTGGAACGCGTGCAGGCCGAAGGCTCGGTGGCCGAAGTCGCCGACCGGCTCGAGGCCAGTGTCAAAGCCGCGGGGGCGAGTGTCTTTGCGCGGGTCGATCACGGTGCGGGCGCGCGGGCGGCGGGGATGGAGCTTGCCGAGGCGCAGCTTCTGATCTTCGGCAATCCAAAGCTCGGCACGCCCGCCATGCAGGACGACATGCGGGCCGGGCTCTATTTGCCGCTGAAGATGCTGGTCTATGCGGGCGAGGATGGCGAAACGCAGATCCTTTGGGAGGAGCCGGAGGAGACCTTCGACGATCTCGATATCGACGATGACGCCGAGTACATCGAGAAGATGGAGGAGGCGCTGGAGCGCTTCGCCAAGGCGGCCGCCGGGGAATAGGCGCGGAAGGCCTTTCAGGCAAACAAAAAAGCCACGGCGCTGCCGTGGCTTTGATGCGTCATAGGCGCGGCGCGCTTACATCGAGAAGCTGGTGCCGCAGCCGCAGGAGCTGGTGGCATTGGGGTTCTCGATGGTGAAGCGCGCGCCGATCAGCTCTTCGGAGAAGTCGATCACCGCGTCGGTCAGGAAGGGCAGCGACACGCTGTCCACCACCACGCGCTCACCCTGACGTTCGAGCACAAGATCGTCCTCGGCGGCGTCGTCGAGGCGGATGTCATACTGAAAGCCCGAGCAGCCGCCGCCTTCGACGGCGATGCGCAGCGCCTTGCCCTGCGCGCCCGCACCGATCTCGGCGAGGCGCTCATAGGCGCGGTCAGTCACTTTCGGGGGCAGGTTCATGGGCGGCCTCAAAGGTTTATCTCCCGGTCGGTCCATAATATAGGGATCCTCAAGAGCAGCGGCAACCACCCGGCGCAGCCGTGCCAAGCACCGTGCCGTGAACCGCGACCCGATGCGCTGAAAGGCTGAAGAGATGGCTATCTATTCCTGCGACCCCGAAGGGGCGAGACCCCGCCGCGTGGCGGAAGAGGAAAGCGCGTTCCGCTCGTGCTTTCAGCGCGACCGCGACCGCATCATTCACAGCTCGGCCTTCCGCCGACTGAAGCATAAGACGCAGGTCTTCGTCGAGCATGAGGGCGATTTCTACCGCACCCGGCTCACCCACAGCATCGAGGTGGCGCAGGTGGCGCGCACCATGGCGAACGCGCTGGGGCTCAACACCGATCTGACCGAAGCGGTGGCGCTGGCGCATGACCTTGGGCACACGCCCTTTGGCCATACCGGCGAGGATGCGATGCATGATCTGATGGCGCCCTATGGCGGCTTCGATCACAACGCCCAGACGCTGCGCATCGTCACCCGGCTCGAGTGCCACTATGCCGAGTTCGACGGGCTCAACCTCACTTGGGACACGCTCGAGGGGATCGCCAAGCACAATGGTCCGCTGCTGCCGCTGAAAGACGGCGAGACGCTGCCGCTGGCGCTGGCCGAATATAACGCCGAGCATGATCTGGAGCTTCACACCCATGCCAGCGGCGAGGCGCAGGTGGCGGCGATCGCCGACGATGTGGCCTATAACAACCATGATCTGCAGGACGGGCTGCGCGCCGGGCTGTTCACCGAAGAGGATATCGCCGATCTGCCGCTGATCGCGCCCGCCTATGCCGAGGTTGACCGGCTCTATCCGGGCCTCGACGCCTATCGCCGCCGCCATGAGGCGCTGCGCCGGGTGTTCGGCTATATGGTCAGCGACGTGATCGACACCAGCCGCGCCCGCATCGCTGCCGCGAACCCGCAGAGCTGCGATGACATCCGCGCGCTTGGCCATCCGGTGGTGGCTTTCTCGGACGAGATGTACCGCGAGTTGAAACAGGTGCGCACGTTCCTCTTCACCCGCATGTATCGCGCGCCTTCGGTGGTGGTGATCCGCGAGAAGGTGACGCAGGCGCTGATGGAGCTCTTCCCGATCTATATGAACAACCCGCTGCTGTTGCCGGCGCGCTGGCGCGCGATTGAGCCGCGCGGCGAGACCGAGCTTGCGCGGATGGTGGCCGATTACGTGGCCGGGATGACCGACCGCTTTGCCCTGCAGCAGCATGCCAAGCTCACCGGCAAGGATATCCTGCACGACGTGCCATGAGCCCGTGTTAGCCTGTGCTCTGGACAGAGCCGCCCCGCGGACCAGATCATGGACGCGGGAGGCGCGGGACAGACGAAAGGGCCCATGAATGACCGGACCTGATATGGGCGGGATCGACCCTATACTTGGCTTCGCCCTCGTGGGCGCGCTTGGCGTGGGATCGCAATGGCTTGCATGGCGGATGAAGCTGCCGGCGATCGTGGTGATGCTGGTGGCGGGGCTGGCCATCGGGCCGGGCCTCGGCATCCTCGATCCGCATGGCGATTTCGGCGAGTTGATGGAGCCGATGCTGGCGATCGCCGTGGCCATCATCCTTTTCGAAGGCGGGCTGACGCTGAACTTTCAGGGGCTGCGCGACGCGCGGCTCGGGGTGCGGCGGCTGATCTTTGTCGGCGCTCCGCTGGGCTGGGCCGCCTCGGCGGCGGCGCTGCATTGGGTGGCGGGGCTGAGCTGGGAAAGCTCGGCGGTCTTTGGCGGCATCATGATCGTCACCGGCCCCACAGTGATCGCGCCGCTCTTGCGGCAGGCGCGGCTGAAACACCGCCCCTCGGCGCTGCTGCAATGGGAGGCCATCGTCAACGACCCGGTCGGCGCGCTGGCGGCGGTGCTCGCCTTCGAGGTGGTCACAGTGCTGGCCGATGCCGTGTCCATGAGCGAGGCGCTGGTCGACATCGCGGTGGGCATTCTTGCGGCCTCGGCGCTGGGGGTGCTGGGCGGCTGGGGGCTGTCGCAGGCCTTCAAGCGCGGCAAGGTGCCCGAATACATGAAGGTGCCGGTGCTGTTTGTGTCGATGCTGGCGGTCTTTGCGCTGGCCGACTCGGTGCTGCATGAAAGCGGGCTGCTGGCGGTGACGCTGATGGGCGTGTGGATCGCCAACGCCGGGCTCGCCAGCTACGAAGAGATGCGCCGTTTCAAGGAGCACGCGACGATCCTGCTGGTTTCGGGCGTGTTCATCCTGCTCGCCGCCAACATGAGCCGCGAGACGCTGACCTCGCTCGACTGGCGCGCCGCCGCTTTCGTGCTGTCGGTGATCCTGCTGGCGCGGCCCATTCCGGTGCTGATCTCGCTCATCGGCACCAATCTGCCGTGGTCCGAGCGGCTGCTGGTGGCCTTCACCGGGCCGCGCGGCGTGGTGCTGGTGGCGGTGGCCGGACTGTTTGGCCAGCGGTTGGTGTCGCTGGGGATCGAGGACGCGGGCCGCATCCCGGCGCTGGCCTTCGCGCTGGTGGCGGCGACGGTGGTGCTGCACGGCTTCACGCTGGCGCCCATGGCGCGGCTTCTGGGGCAGACCGCGACCGAGACGCCCGGCGTGCTGATCACCGGCGGCTCGCGCTGGTCGGTGGCGCTGGGTCTGGCGCTGAAGAAGCTGGAGCTGCCCGTTCTGATTGCCGATCCCAACCACGCGCATCTGCGCGACGCGCGCAAGGCGGGGCTGGATACGTTCTTTGGCGACATCCTGTCGGAAGCCGCCGAGCATCGGCTCGATCTGGTGAGCTATGAGCATCTGATCGCCGCCACCGACAATGACGCCTACAACACTCTGGTGGCCACCGACCTTGCGCCGGATTTCGGGCGCGAGCACATCTTCCAGCTCAAGCCGCAGCGCGACAGTTCGACCCGCCACGCGCTGCCCGCCACGCTGGGCGGGCGCCGCTTCGGGCCGGACGAGAGCTATTGGGAGGGCAACGCGCGCATCTCCGAGGGCTGGGAGTTCCGCGTCTCAAGGCTCACCGAAGAGTTCACGCTGGAAAACTGGCGTGAGATGAACCCGCGCGGGCATATCGTCGCCGATCTTGGGCCCAATGGCACTTTCCGCCTGCTTGGGCCGGATGATGCGCCGAAAGAGGCCGACGGCGTGCGGCTGGTGGTGCTGGCGCCCAAGCGCGAAGAGCGCAAGGAAGACCGCCGCGACGAGAACGGCAATGACACGCTGAAGGGCGCGAAAGCGGTCTAGGGCAGGGGCCGGGCATGGGTTTCGGGGCCGCCTGCGGGCGTTCCGGCACATTCCCGGCCATTCCGCCGCTCTCTGCATTTGACCCTGCGGGCCAAGATGGTAGAGGAGCATCCGACCGTATGGAGACAGATAGATGAACCTCTTCACCGACATTCGCGCGCTTGTCCTTCAGGCAATCGAGGCGCTGCAGTCCGAAGGCGCGCTGCCCGAAGGGCTGGCGACCGCCGCCGTGACGGTGGAGCCGCCGCGAGACCCGTCGCATGGCGACATGGCGACCAATGCCGCGATGGTGCTGGCCAAGCCCGCCAAGCAAAAGCCGCGCGACATCGCCGAGGCGCTCGCCGCCAAGCTGGGCGCCGACAGCCGGATCGCCAGCGCCGAGGTTGCGGGCCCGGGGTTCCTCAACCTGCGCCTCGACCCGTCGGTGTGGCAGGCGCTGCCCGCCACCGTGCTTGAGGCCGGCACCGACTATGGCCGCTCGGACATGGGGCAGGGGCTGAAGGTCAACGTCGAATATGTCTCGGCCAACCCCACCGGCCCGATGCACGTGGGCCACACCCGCGGCGCTGTTTTTGGAGATGCGCTGGCCTCGCTGCTGGATTACGCGGGCTACGCTGTGACGCGCGAGTATTACATCAACGACGGCGGCGCGCAGGTCGACGTGCTGGCGCGGTCTGTGTACCTGCGCTACCTCGAAGCGCATGGCCGCACTGTTGAGTTCGAAGCCGGAACCTACCCGGGCGAGTATCTCATCGGCGTCGGCGAGAAGCTGAAGGCGCAGGTTGGTGACAAATATGTCGATCAGCCCGAGGCCGAATGGCTCGAAGAGGTGCGCAACTTCGCCACCGACGAGATGATGGGCATGATCCGCGAGGATCTGGCGCTGCTCGGCGTGAAGATGGATCACTTCTTCTCGGAAAAGTCGCTCTACGGCACCGGAAAGATCGAGGCCGCCATCGACTCGCTGAAAGAGAAGGGCCTGATCTACCGCGGCGTGCTGGAGCCGCCGAAGGGCAAGAAGCCCGAGGATTGGGAGCCGCGCGAGCAGACCCTTTTCAAGTCGACCGAGCATGGCGATGACGTCGACCGCCCGATCATGAAGTCGGACGGCAGCTGGACCTATTTCGCCCCCGACATCGCCTATCACTACGACAAGGTGAGCCGCGGCTTCGACATGCTGATCGACGTGTTCGGCGCCGACCACGGCGGCTACGTCAAGCGGATGAAGGCGGCGGTTTCGGCGCTGTCCGATGGCAAGGTGCCGCTGGATATCAAGCTGATCCAGCTGGTTAAGCTCTTCAAAAACGGCGAAGAATTCAAAATGTCCAAGCGGGCAGGGACCTTTGTCACCCTGCGCGACGTGGTCGAAGAGGTTGGCCCCGATGTCACCCGTTTCGTCATGCTGACCCGCAAGAACGACGCCTCGCTGGACTTCGACTTCGCCAAGGCCGTCGAGCAGAGCCGCGAGAATCCGGTGTTCTACGTGCAATACGCCCACGCGCGTGTCTGCTCGGTGATGCGCAAGGCGCAGGAGGCGGGGATCGACGTCAGCGATGCGGCGCTGTCCAAGGTCGATCTATCGGGCATGACCCATGAGGCAGAGCTGGCGCTGGCCAAGAAGGTCGCCGAATGGCCGCGCCTCGTCGAGATCGCCGCCAAGGGCCACGAGCCGCATAAGGTTGCCATCTGGCTCAACGAACTGGCCTCGGATCTGCATGGTCTGTGGAACCGCGGCCACGACGAGCCCGACCTGCGCTTCCTGCAGGACGATCCGACTGTCAGCCAAGGCAAAATCGCGCTGGCACGGGCCGTCGCGGTTGTCATTTCGGCGGGTCTTGGTATCTTGGGCGTGACCCCGGCAGAAGAGATGCGCTGACATAAGGCGCCTCGGGGCAATAAGGCAGAGCAAGATGGCCGGCAGCGACACCCGTCGCCGGCCCGACAGGCAGACCGAGGCAGACATGGCGGACTACCCGGCGGATTAT encodes:
- a CDS encoding cation:proton antiporter, producing MTGPDMGGIDPILGFALVGALGVGSQWLAWRMKLPAIVVMLVAGLAIGPGLGILDPHGDFGELMEPMLAIAVAIILFEGGLTLNFQGLRDARLGVRRLIFVGAPLGWAASAAALHWVAGLSWESSAVFGGIMIVTGPTVIAPLLRQARLKHRPSALLQWEAIVNDPVGALAAVLAFEVVTVLADAVSMSEALVDIAVGILAASALGVLGGWGLSQAFKRGKVPEYMKVPVLFVSMLAVFALADSVLHESGLLAVTLMGVWIANAGLASYEEMRRFKEHATILLVSGVFILLAANMSRETLTSLDWRAAAFVLSVILLARPIPVLISLIGTNLPWSERLLVAFTGPRGVVLVAVAGLFGQRLVSLGIEDAGRIPALAFALVAATVVLHGFTLAPMARLLGQTATETPGVLITGGSRWSVALGLALKKLELPVLIADPNHAHLRDARKAGLDTFFGDILSEAAEHRLDLVSYEHLIAATDNDAYNTLVATDLAPDFGREHIFQLKPQRDSSTRHALPATLGGRRFGPDESYWEGNARISEGWEFRVSRLTEEFTLENWREMNPRGHIVADLGPNGTFRLLGPDDAPKEADGVRLVVLAPKREERKEDRRDENGNDTLKGAKAV
- a CDS encoding HesB/IscA family protein; translated protein: MNLPPKVTDRAYERLAEIGAGAQGKALRIAVEGGGCSGFQYDIRLDDAAEDDLVLERQGERVVVDSVSLPFLTDAVIDFSEELIGARFTIENPNATSSCGCGTSFSM
- a CDS encoding deoxyguanosinetriphosphate triphosphohydrolase translates to MAIYSCDPEGARPRRVAEEESAFRSCFQRDRDRIIHSSAFRRLKHKTQVFVEHEGDFYRTRLTHSIEVAQVARTMANALGLNTDLTEAVALAHDLGHTPFGHTGEDAMHDLMAPYGGFDHNAQTLRIVTRLECHYAEFDGLNLTWDTLEGIAKHNGPLLPLKDGETLPLALAEYNAEHDLELHTHASGEAQVAAIADDVAYNNHDLQDGLRAGLFTEEDIADLPLIAPAYAEVDRLYPGLDAYRRRHEALRRVFGYMVSDVIDTSRARIAAANPQSCDDIRALGHPVVAFSDEMYRELKQVRTFLFTRMYRAPSVVVIREKVTQALMELFPIYMNNPLLLPARWRAIEPRGETELARMVADYVAGMTDRFALQQHAKLTGKDILHDVP
- the argS gene encoding arginine--tRNA ligase encodes the protein MNLFTDIRALVLQAIEALQSEGALPEGLATAAVTVEPPRDPSHGDMATNAAMVLAKPAKQKPRDIAEALAAKLGADSRIASAEVAGPGFLNLRLDPSVWQALPATVLEAGTDYGRSDMGQGLKVNVEYVSANPTGPMHVGHTRGAVFGDALASLLDYAGYAVTREYYINDGGAQVDVLARSVYLRYLEAHGRTVEFEAGTYPGEYLIGVGEKLKAQVGDKYVDQPEAEWLEEVRNFATDEMMGMIREDLALLGVKMDHFFSEKSLYGTGKIEAAIDSLKEKGLIYRGVLEPPKGKKPEDWEPREQTLFKSTEHGDDVDRPIMKSDGSWTYFAPDIAYHYDKVSRGFDMLIDVFGADHGGYVKRMKAAVSALSDGKVPLDIKLIQLVKLFKNGEEFKMSKRAGTFVTLRDVVEEVGPDVTRFVMLTRKNDASLDFDFAKAVEQSRENPVFYVQYAHARVCSVMRKAQEAGIDVSDAALSKVDLSGMTHEAELALAKKVAEWPRLVEIAAKGHEPHKVAIWLNELASDLHGLWNRGHDEPDLRFLQDDPTVSQGKIALARAVAVVISAGLGILGVTPAEEMR